A genomic segment from Salvia splendens isolate huo1 chromosome 13, SspV2, whole genome shotgun sequence encodes:
- the LOC121761929 gene encoding serine/threonine-protein phosphatase 7 long form homolog, with protein MKENGILASALIHRMAIEPLGDGLEDEAYIQRARMIVLVLLGGLILPDGSGCKIPLMWLTQLRDVEAASMISWASAALATLYHNLCEASMGKRSDIGGPTVLLQLWVWERMPTLRPDFVAARIHTNNTPCALMWTGSYMINRAPKHSVRHYREQLSLLQNNQFIWMPYVDRQLPDSCLDMNNSWRSVTYIVCWAIVEAHEPERVVRQFGGTPFIPELRDWGFNETHFKTNRRGKAKTNWAVQNKAYIQYWERRSKFVTNAYMEPLADHMQVMRTRQYMEWYFKITITYITQPGRLPEVGMNTVASASTVQVSLSTHQPSWHL; from the exons ATGAAGGAAAACGGTATCTTGGCATCCGCGCTAATACATAGGATGGCGATTGAACCGTTAGGAGATGGTCTCGAAGACGAAGCCTACATTCAACGGGCACGTATGATTGTGCTTGTGCTATTGGGAGGGTTGATCTTACCCGACGGCTCAGGGTGTAAGATACCTCTCATGTGGTTGACCCAACTTCGAGATGTAGAGGCTGCCTCTATGATTAGTTGGGCGAGTGCTGCACTTGCTACATTATACCATAATCTGTGTGAGGCGTCTATGGGCAAAAGGTCAGACATTGGAGGTCCGACGGTGCTCCTACAGCTTTGGGTGTGGGAGAGAATGCCCACTTTGAGACCGGATTTTGTAGCGGCACGTATACATACAAACAACACTCCATGTGCCTTAAT GTGGACTGGCTCCTATATGATAAACAGAGCCCCCAAACATTCGGTTCGACATTATCGTGAACAGTTGTCATTACTCCAAAATAACCAG tttatttggatgcCCTACGTGGACCGTCAATTGCCAGACTCCTGCCTCGATATGAACAACAGTTGGAGATCTGTGACGTACATTGTGTGTTGGGCTATTGTAGAAGCACATGAACCTGAACGCGTGGTTAGACAATTTGGAGGCACGCCGTTCATCCCGGAATTGCGTGATTGGGGTTTCAATGAAACTCACTTCAAAACCAATCGGCGTGGAAAGGCTAAGACGAACTGGGCTGTGCAGAACAAGGCCTACATCCAATATTGGGAGAGAAGGTCTAAGTTCGTTACTAACGCTTACATGGAGCCTCTTGCAGACCACATGCAGGTGATGAGGACTCGACAATACATGGAGTGGTATTTTAAAATTACCATTACATATATCACGCAGCCGGGTAGGCTTCCAGAAGTAGGGATGAACACTGTTGCATCAGCATCTACAGTCCAG GTGTCTCTTTCCACACATCAGCCTTCATGGCATTTATAA